From one Streptomyces sp. NBC_01478 genomic stretch:
- a CDS encoding DegV family protein — protein MSRHVAIVTDSTAYLPPLTMERHGITAVPLTVVLGDRALEEGTEISTRSLAQALQKRRPVTTSRPSPELFAETYRKVAESGATGIVSLHLSAELSGTYDAAVVAAREAPVPVRVVDTGMVAMALGFCALAAAETAEAGGTVDEAVTAAEKRAAGTSAYFYVDTLDYLRRGGRIGAAQALLGSALAVKPLLQLEGGRIELLEKVRTASKAIARLEELAADRAGSAQVDIAVHHLSAPERASALADRLRARVPGLADLHVSEVGAVIGAHTGPGLLGAVVSPR, from the coding sequence ATGTCCCGCCATGTCGCGATCGTCACCGATTCAACGGCCTACCTGCCGCCGCTGACGATGGAGCGCCACGGCATCACAGCGGTGCCGCTGACCGTGGTCCTCGGCGACCGGGCACTCGAAGAGGGCACCGAGATCTCGACCCGCTCCCTGGCCCAGGCCCTGCAGAAGCGACGCCCGGTCACCACCTCGCGCCCCAGCCCCGAGCTCTTCGCGGAGACCTACCGCAAGGTCGCCGAGTCCGGCGCCACCGGCATCGTCTCCCTCCACCTCTCCGCCGAACTCTCGGGCACCTACGACGCGGCGGTCGTCGCCGCGCGTGAGGCGCCGGTGCCGGTGCGGGTGGTGGACACCGGGATGGTCGCGATGGCGCTCGGCTTCTGCGCACTCGCCGCGGCCGAGACAGCGGAGGCCGGCGGCACGGTGGACGAGGCGGTCACGGCCGCGGAGAAACGGGCCGCGGGCACTTCCGCCTACTTCTACGTCGACACCCTCGACTATCTGCGCCGGGGCGGCCGGATCGGCGCGGCCCAGGCCTTGTTGGGCTCAGCGCTCGCCGTGAAGCCGCTGCTCCAACTGGAGGGCGGGCGCATCGAACTCCTGGAAAAGGTACGGACGGCGTCGAAGGCGATCGCCCGCCTTGAGGAACTCGCGGCCGACCGGGCGGGCAGCGCCCAGGTCGACATCGCAGTCCACCATCTCTCCGCGCCCGAGCGGGCGTCGGCTCTCGCGGACCGGCTGCGGGCGCGGGTACCGGGGCTGGCCGATCTGCATGTGAGTGAGGTCGGGGCGGTGATCGGGGCGCATACCGGGCCCGGGTTGTTGGGGGCTGTGGTTTCGCCTCGGTGA
- the leuS gene encoding leucine--tRNA ligase has protein sequence MSETNPAAAAEVVAPHRYTAAMAADIEARWQDFWDAEGTYEAPNPTGDLAGDPELAARPKKFIMDMFPYPSGTGLHVGHPLGYIATDVFARFQRMTGHNVLHTLGFDAFGLPAEQHAVQTGEHPRITTVAAIGNMKSQLRALGLGHDKRRSFATIDPEYYKWTQWIFLQIFNSWYDDEADTARPIAELIAQFESGERAVPGHARAWPDLTATERADVLGEFRLAYASDAPVNWCPGLGTVLANEEVTADGRSERGNFPVFKAKLRQWNMRITAYADRLLADLEELDWPEAIKLQQRNWIGRSEGARVDFPVDGEHITVFTTRPDTLFGASYMVLAPEHPLVDKFTPAAWPEGTHDVWTGGHATPVEAVAAYRAQAGTKSDVERQAEAKDKTGVFTGAFATNPVNGERIPVFIADYVLMGYGTGAIMAVPAGDQRDFDFARAFELPITCIVEPTDGRGTDTSTWENAFGSYDAKIINSSNDDISLDGLPVAEAKARITEWLAREGIGEGTVNFRLRDWLFSRQRYWGEPFPIVYDEDGIAHSLPESMLPLELPEVEDYSPRTFDPDDANTSPETPLSRNEDWVAVTLDLGDGRGPQKYRRETNTMPNWAGSCWYELRYLDPHNDQKLVDPAIEQYWMGPRAGMPHGGVDLYVGGAEHAVLHLLYARFWSKVLFDLGHISSPEPFHKLFNQGMIQAYVYRDSRGFPVPAAEVEERDGAYFYQGEKVSRLLGKMGKSLKNAVTPDEICDEYGADTLRLYEMAMGPLDVSRPWDTRAVVGQYRLLQRLWRNVVDEATGEVTVVDTEPDEQTLRALHKAIDGVRQDLAGLRFNTAIAKITELNNHLTKVGGAVPRSVAESLVLLVAPLAPHVAEELWRKLGRTDTVVHQDFPVADPAYVVDESVTCVVQIKGKVKARLEVSPTISDAELEKVALADEKVVAALEGAGIRKVIVRAPKLVNIVPA, from the coding sequence ATGAGCGAGACGAACCCCGCTGCCGCCGCCGAGGTGGTCGCGCCGCACCGCTACACGGCCGCCATGGCCGCGGACATCGAGGCACGCTGGCAGGACTTCTGGGACGCCGAGGGCACCTACGAGGCGCCGAACCCGACCGGTGACCTGGCCGGCGACCCCGAACTGGCCGCCCGCCCCAAGAAGTTCATCATGGACATGTTCCCGTACCCCTCCGGTACGGGCCTGCACGTCGGCCACCCCCTGGGCTACATCGCCACCGATGTGTTCGCCCGCTTCCAGCGGATGACCGGCCACAACGTGCTGCACACCCTGGGCTTCGACGCCTTCGGCCTGCCGGCCGAGCAGCACGCCGTCCAGACGGGCGAGCACCCCCGGATCACCACCGTCGCCGCCATCGGCAACATGAAGTCGCAACTGCGCGCGCTGGGCCTGGGCCACGACAAGCGCCGGTCGTTCGCCACGATCGACCCGGAGTACTACAAGTGGACCCAGTGGATCTTCCTGCAGATCTTCAACTCCTGGTACGACGACGAGGCCGACACGGCCCGCCCGATCGCCGAGCTGATCGCCCAGTTCGAGTCCGGTGAGCGTGCCGTACCGGGGCACGCGCGCGCGTGGCCGGACCTGACCGCCACCGAACGTGCCGACGTCCTGGGCGAGTTCCGCCTGGCGTACGCCTCCGACGCGCCGGTCAACTGGTGCCCCGGCCTGGGCACCGTCCTGGCCAACGAGGAGGTCACCGCCGACGGCCGCTCCGAGCGCGGCAACTTCCCCGTCTTCAAGGCCAAGCTGCGCCAGTGGAACATGCGGATCACCGCCTACGCCGACCGGCTGCTGGCGGACCTGGAGGAGCTGGACTGGCCCGAGGCCATCAAGCTGCAGCAGCGCAACTGGATCGGCCGCTCCGAGGGCGCCCGCGTCGACTTCCCCGTCGACGGCGAGCACATCACGGTTTTCACCACCCGCCCCGACACCCTGTTCGGCGCGAGCTACATGGTGCTGGCGCCCGAGCACCCGCTGGTCGACAAGTTCACGCCGGCCGCCTGGCCCGAGGGCACGCACGACGTGTGGACCGGCGGTCATGCCACCCCGGTGGAGGCGGTCGCCGCGTACCGCGCGCAGGCCGGCACCAAGTCCGACGTGGAACGGCAGGCCGAGGCCAAGGACAAGACCGGTGTCTTCACCGGCGCGTTCGCGACCAACCCGGTCAACGGCGAGCGGATCCCCGTCTTCATCGCCGACTACGTACTGATGGGCTACGGCACCGGCGCGATCATGGCCGTCCCGGCGGGCGACCAGCGCGACTTCGACTTCGCGCGCGCCTTCGAGCTGCCGATCACCTGCATCGTCGAGCCGACCGACGGCCGCGGCACGGACACGTCGACATGGGAGAACGCCTTCGGGTCGTACGACGCGAAGATCATCAACTCCTCGAACGACGACATCTCCCTGGACGGCCTGCCCGTCGCCGAGGCCAAGGCCCGCATCACGGAGTGGCTGGCCCGCGAGGGCATCGGCGAGGGCACCGTCAACTTCCGCCTGCGCGACTGGCTGTTCAGCCGCCAGCGCTACTGGGGCGAGCCCTTCCCGATCGTCTACGACGAGGACGGCATCGCGCACTCGCTGCCCGAGTCGATGCTGCCCCTGGAACTGCCGGAGGTCGAGGACTACTCGCCGCGCACCTTCGACCCGGACGACGCGAACACGTCCCCGGAGACGCCCCTGTCCCGCAACGAGGACTGGGTCGCCGTCACCCTGGACCTGGGCGACGGCCGCGGCCCCCAGAAGTACCGCCGCGAGACCAACACCATGCCGAACTGGGCCGGTTCCTGCTGGTACGAACTGCGCTACCTGGACCCGCACAACGACCAGAAGCTGGTCGACCCGGCCATCGAGCAGTACTGGATGGGCCCCCGCGCGGGCATGCCGCACGGCGGCGTCGACCTGTACGTCGGCGGCGCCGAGCACGCCGTACTGCACCTGCTGTACGCCCGTTTCTGGTCCAAGGTGCTGTTCGACCTGGGGCACATCTCGTCCCCGGAACCGTTCCACAAGCTGTTCAACCAGGGCATGATCCAGGCCTACGTCTACCGGGACAGCCGCGGCTTCCCGGTGCCGGCCGCCGAGGTGGAGGAGCGCGACGGCGCCTACTTCTACCAGGGCGAGAAGGTCTCCCGACTGCTGGGCAAGATGGGCAAGTCCCTGAAGAACGCGGTCACTCCGGACGAGATCTGCGACGAGTACGGCGCCGACACGCTGCGCCTGTACGAGATGGCCATGGGTCCCCTGGACGTGTCCCGGCCGTGGGACACGCGCGCGGTGGTGGGCCAGTACCGGCTGCTGCAGCGGCTGTGGCGCAACGTCGTCGACGAGGCGACCGGTGAGGTCACGGTCGTCGACACCGAGCCCGACGAGCAGACGCTGCGTGCTCTGCACAAGGCGATCGACGGGGTGCGCCAGGACCTGGCGGGCCTGCGCTTCAACACGGCCATCGCCAAGATCACCGAGCTGAACAACCACCTGACCAAGGTGGGCGGAGCGGTGCCGCGTTCCGTCGCCGAGTCGCTGGTGCTGCTGGTCGCGCCGCTGGCCCCGCACGTCGCCGAGGAGCTGTGGCGCAAGCTGGGCCGCACGGACACGGTGGTCCACCAGGACTTCCCGGTCGCCGACCCGGCGTACGTCGTGGACGAGAGCGTGACCTGCGTCGTGCAGATCAAGGGCAAGGTCAAGGCGCGCCTGGAGGTCTCGCCGACGATCTCCGACGCCGAGCTGGAGAAGGTCGCGCTGGCCGACGAGAAGGTCGTCGCCGCGCTGGAGGGTGCGGGCATCCGCAAGGTCATCGTGCGGGCGCCGAAGCTGGTGAACATCGTTCCGGCGTAG
- a CDS encoding cytochrome b/b6 domain-containing protein, which translates to MNPRRSTSSLPKPGRSAYGMASLVVLIFIPVFVLLGGSQVQDFLNFGAGVLSLVSLTCSVIWGLVAQDRVILNIRQRIVAQGIHRVTAVGSIAFLVIHITVKLALDHTVLIAALIPFSLGVTGSAGLIGLGSLAGLLMIFVGITGALRNQFASPAPVAARWRAMHMLAYPAWCAALVHGLFAGRAAKPFFMISYELCLVGVAAALALRSAPRPIKRKFADKVAMLLGNEERPGLDELDASRGRVAESALPGYESRRPAEGRRAAPQPSFTETGSVPRVDPAAAQYETRSMTPVADTNGFAAAYRTATPESTGQMPFVTDQNSRMNVPMDMQNTQAVPRADNGGSTSGSWPIPSPPPVGEAPPSAYDPLQDTGYNIPTYNNNAGTGGYGEGYAYPTGESNGTSGTYNPNDTYNSGPATDQTPNASYDFDAQGGSGEPWNTPSGGYR; encoded by the coding sequence ATGAACCCTCGTCGTAGTACCAGTTCGCTCCCCAAGCCGGGCCGTTCGGCCTATGGCATGGCGAGCCTCGTCGTCCTGATCTTCATACCCGTGTTCGTGCTGCTCGGAGGCAGCCAGGTACAGGACTTCCTCAACTTCGGTGCGGGCGTTCTCTCGCTCGTCTCCCTGACCTGCTCGGTGATCTGGGGGCTGGTCGCCCAGGACCGGGTCATCCTCAACATCCGCCAGCGGATCGTGGCCCAGGGCATCCACCGGGTGACCGCCGTCGGCTCGATCGCGTTCCTCGTGATTCACATCACGGTCAAACTGGCGCTCGACCACACCGTCCTGATCGCCGCGCTGATCCCCTTCAGCCTCGGTGTGACGGGCAGCGCCGGACTCATCGGCCTCGGCTCCCTGGCCGGCCTGCTCATGATCTTCGTGGGCATCACCGGCGCCCTGCGCAACCAGTTCGCGTCCCCGGCGCCGGTGGCCGCCCGCTGGCGCGCGATGCACATGCTGGCCTACCCGGCCTGGTGCGCGGCGCTGGTCCACGGCCTGTTCGCGGGCCGCGCGGCCAAACCGTTCTTCATGATCTCGTACGAGCTGTGCCTGGTCGGGGTCGCCGCAGCCCTCGCCCTGCGCTCGGCACCCCGCCCGATCAAGCGGAAGTTCGCCGACAAGGTCGCCATGCTCCTGGGCAACGAGGAGCGACCGGGTCTCGACGAACTCGACGCGAGCCGGGGCCGCGTGGCCGAGTCCGCGCTGCCGGGCTACGAGAGCCGCCGCCCGGCCGAGGGCCGACGCGCCGCGCCGCAGCCCTCGTTCACGGAGACCGGGTCGGTCCCGCGCGTGGACCCGGCCGCCGCGCAGTACGAGACGAGGTCCATGACCCCGGTCGCCGACACGAACGGCTTCGCGGCCGCCTACCGCACCGCCACACCGGAATCCACCGGTCAGATGCCGTTCGTCACCGACCAGAACTCGCGCATGAACGTGCCGATGGACATGCAGAACACGCAGGCGGTCCCGCGCGCGGACAACGGCGGCAGCACCTCCGGAAGCTGGCCGATCCCGTCGCCCCCGCCGGTCGGCGAGGCACCCCCGTCGGCCTACGACCCGCTCCAGGACACCGGCTACAACATCCCGACGTACAACAACAACGCGGGCACGGGCGGATACGGCGAGGGATACGCGTACCCCACCGGTGAGTCGAACGGCACCTCCGGTACGTACAACCCCAATGACACGTACAACAGCGGTCCCGCCACTGATCAAACGCCCAACGCTTCGTACGACTTCGACGCGCAGGGCGGCTCGGGCGAACCTTGGAACACGCCTTCCGGAGGCTATAGGTGA
- a CDS encoding NADH-ubiquinone oxidoreductase-F iron-sulfur binding region domain-containing protein, translating into MNEALPDVPEVRVVGLPQLTSGFDLVERLDLPMHLKVHGPLEPMGGEQLAKLSEAINLKGRGGAGFPFHKKLRSVAEAAIKRGVRPVVVVNGSEDEPACRKDTVLINRAPHLILDGALLVAEALGARTLVVGVTRESTQRSMEAALSERGLSNTRRSALKAFVQRNPVRMVTGAAASLIRSIDGGPAIPPGRKVSASQNGVGGAPTLLSNAETFAQLAIAARIGPERYGNTGLYDEPGTVMLTVSGAVARPMVIEVPTGVPLRYVLQLAGAPPVPQGVLTGGYHGKWIDAATVNEAIVSRNSLDAVGGALGAGAIMPITQETCPLGESLRVAQWLADESAGQCGPCYLGLPAAARGMEDILNGGGPAALEALKQVAKAVKRRGACSHPDGSAMFLESTIKAFTDDLAAHVLGNGCGRPVEGVLPLFEGGQLPAGITSGAEAEENGPSRQKIYVDWTLCRGHGLCADILPEVFELGADGFPTVAQAQVPRYAEAKALRAVRRCPALALRLEEETARDKGPARNLPVLSQGRGRRALGR; encoded by the coding sequence GTGAACGAGGCCCTGCCCGACGTCCCAGAAGTCCGCGTCGTCGGGCTTCCTCAGCTCACATCGGGCTTCGACCTTGTCGAGAGACTCGACCTGCCCATGCACTTGAAGGTGCACGGGCCGCTCGAACCGATGGGCGGGGAGCAGCTCGCGAAGCTCTCCGAGGCCATCAACCTGAAGGGCCGCGGCGGCGCGGGCTTCCCCTTCCACAAGAAGCTGCGGTCGGTCGCCGAGGCGGCGATCAAACGCGGTGTACGGCCGGTCGTCGTCGTCAACGGCAGTGAGGACGAACCGGCATGCCGTAAGGACACGGTGCTCATCAACCGTGCCCCGCACCTCATCCTGGACGGCGCCCTCCTGGTCGCCGAGGCCCTGGGTGCCCGCACGCTCGTGGTGGGGGTCACCCGTGAGTCGACGCAGCGCTCCATGGAGGCCGCGCTCTCGGAGCGCGGCCTGAGCAACACCCGCCGCTCGGCGCTGAAGGCGTTCGTCCAGCGCAACCCGGTCCGCATGGTCACCGGCGCCGCCGCGTCGCTGATCCGCTCGATCGACGGCGGCCCGGCGATCCCGCCCGGCCGCAAGGTCAGCGCCTCCCAGAACGGCGTCGGCGGCGCCCCGACCCTGCTGTCGAACGCCGAGACGTTCGCCCAACTCGCCATCGCCGCCCGCATCGGCCCCGAGCGCTACGGCAACACCGGCCTCTACGACGAGCCCGGCACCGTCATGCTCACGGTCTCCGGGGCGGTCGCCCGCCCCATGGTGATCGAGGTCCCCACAGGCGTACCGCTGCGCTACGTCCTGCAGTTGGCCGGCGCCCCGCCGGTCCCCCAGGGTGTGCTGACGGGCGGTTACCACGGCAAGTGGATCGACGCGGCGACGGTCAACGAGGCGATCGTCTCCCGCAACTCCCTGGACGCGGTGGGCGGTGCGCTCGGCGCCGGCGCCATCATGCCCATCACCCAGGAGACCTGCCCGCTGGGCGAGTCACTGCGCGTGGCCCAGTGGCTGGCCGACGAGAGCGCGGGACAGTGCGGTCCCTGCTACCTCGGTCTGCCCGCCGCCGCGCGCGGCATGGAGGACATCCTCAACGGCGGCGGCCCGGCCGCCCTGGAGGCGCTGAAGCAGGTCGCCAAGGCCGTGAAGCGGCGCGGCGCGTGCTCGCACCCGGACGGCTCCGCGATGTTCCTGGAATCGACCATCAAGGCGTTCACGGACGACCTCGCCGCCCACGTCCTCGGAAACGGCTGCGGAAGGCCCGTGGAGGGCGTTCTGCCGCTCTTCGAGGGCGGCCAGCTCCCCGCGGGCATCACGAGCGGCGCGGAGGCCGAGGAGAACGGTCCGAGCCGTCAGAAGATCTACGTCGACTGGACGCTGTGCCGGGGCCACGGTCTGTGCGCGGACATCCTCCCGGAGGTCTTCGAACTCGGCGCCGACGGCTTCCCCACCGTCGCGCAGGCCCAGGTGCCGCGTTACGCGGAGGCGAAGGCGCTCCGCGCGGTACGGCGTTGCCCGGCACTGGCCCTACGCCTGGAGGAGGAGACCGCACGGGACAAGGGGCCCGCGCGCAACCTGCCGGTCCTCTCCCAGGGCCGCGGCCGGCGAGCCCTCGGCCGCTGA
- a CDS encoding MFS transporter, translating to MLAVLLAALFMALLDVFIVNVAAPTIGTELHASGADLQLVIAGYTITYSVLLITGARLGDRLGHARVHLAGLALFTAASLACGLAQGSTELIVFRLVQGSGSALMIPQVLSLIQRHFIGEARMRALGVYSAVIAVGAAAGQILGGVLVSADLFGTGWRPVFLVNVPVGVVLLFVGRRVLPRDGGAEPERARAFDVPGLVLLASAVSLLTVPLVLGQEEGWPLWSWLSLIAAAVLFAAFCGYESRLARRGGAPLIAPRVLRHTGMGLAVFRILAVMAVNAGFLFALTLHVQGGLGFSALRAGLTFAPTAVVFGAVGLTWRRWPAAWQRALTPLGFVITMPAVAGVGLAFEGGGRGGAVLYVAYVGVGAGLALAFSPTLTRALATVRPEDAADASGLLSTVAQLGQLLGVAVFGTLFLNRLESLGAPGAYTSAKALLACMFALAGTAAVGAVSGLVRRRR from the coding sequence ATGCTCGCGGTCCTGCTCGCGGCCCTGTTCATGGCGCTGCTCGACGTGTTCATCGTCAACGTCGCCGCCCCCACCATCGGCACCGAACTCCACGCCTCCGGCGCCGACCTGCAGTTGGTGATCGCCGGCTACACCATCACGTACTCGGTGCTGCTGATCACCGGCGCCCGGCTCGGCGACCGGCTCGGTCACGCCCGGGTCCACCTCGCCGGGCTCGCGCTCTTCACCGCCGCCTCGCTGGCCTGCGGTCTGGCCCAGGGCTCGACCGAGCTGATCGTGTTCCGCCTGGTCCAGGGCTCCGGCTCGGCGCTGATGATCCCGCAGGTGCTCAGCCTGATCCAGCGGCACTTCATCGGCGAGGCGCGGATGCGGGCGCTCGGCGTGTACTCGGCGGTCATCGCCGTCGGCGCCGCGGCCGGGCAGATCCTCGGCGGCGTGCTCGTCAGCGCCGACCTGTTCGGCACGGGCTGGCGGCCGGTGTTTCTCGTCAACGTGCCGGTGGGGGTCGTACTCCTGTTCGTCGGCCGGCGCGTGCTGCCGCGGGACGGCGGGGCGGAGCCGGAGCGGGCGCGCGCCTTCGACGTGCCGGGGCTGGTGCTGCTCGCCTCGGCCGTCTCGCTGCTGACGGTGCCGCTGGTGCTGGGGCAGGAGGAGGGCTGGCCGCTGTGGTCGTGGCTGTCGCTGATCGCGGCGGCGGTGCTCTTCGCGGCGTTCTGCGGCTACGAGTCCCGGCTCGCCCGGCGCGGGGGCGCCCCGCTGATCGCGCCGCGTGTGCTGCGTCACACCGGCATGGGTCTCGCCGTCTTCCGGATCCTGGCGGTGATGGCCGTCAACGCCGGTTTCCTGTTCGCGCTCACCCTGCACGTCCAGGGCGGCCTCGGCTTCAGCGCGCTGCGCGCGGGGCTCACCTTCGCGCCGACGGCGGTCGTCTTCGGGGCGGTCGGTCTGACCTGGCGCCGGTGGCCGGCGGCCTGGCAGCGGGCGCTGACCCCGCTCGGTTTCGTGATCACGATGCCGGCCGTCGCGGGAGTCGGCCTGGCGTTCGAAGGCGGCGGCCGCGGCGGAGCCGTACTCTACGTGGCGTACGTCGGCGTGGGGGCCGGGCTCGCGCTCGCCTTCAGTCCGACGCTGACCCGGGCCCTGGCAACCGTGCGGCCCGAGGACGCGGCGGACGCCAGCGGTCTGCTCTCCACGGTCGCGCAGCTTGGTCAGCTCCTCGGGGTCGCGGTTTTCGGCACACTGTTCTTGAACCGGCTTGAGTCACTTGGGGCCCCGGGGGCGTATACCTCTGCGAAGGCGCTTTTGGCGTGCATGTTCGCGCTGGCGGGGACGGCCGCGGTGGGTGCCGTGTCCGGACTGGTACGAAGGCGTCGCTGA
- a CDS encoding helix-turn-helix transcriptional regulator, with protein sequence MGTTQRRRPELAAFLRSRRARVTPHDVGMPPGFRRRTPGLRREEVAQLSGVGVTWYTWLEQGRPINASAQVLDAVARTLRLDAPEREHLYHLAEVPYAHPPEVASQSVGPEIQGILDALDPRPAVVYNARYDILATNAPYRTVFWVEPLPPSPMPNALWKLFTVPEEDCPLLYRETELPVMVATLRSAYGVHTGEPVWEEFIRGLSAASPLFARLWRSGDVAEPGRRVKTFRHEEVGEMRMTSVSLSVNGMSECRIVVYTPADEETRRRTEALTVTKRSHP encoded by the coding sequence ATGGGGACCACACAGCGCCGCCGACCTGAGCTGGCCGCGTTTCTGCGCAGCAGGCGCGCGAGGGTGACACCGCACGACGTGGGCATGCCGCCGGGTTTTCGACGGCGTACGCCGGGACTGCGCCGCGAGGAGGTCGCGCAGCTCTCCGGAGTGGGCGTCACCTGGTACACCTGGCTCGAACAGGGGCGCCCGATCAACGCCTCCGCACAGGTGCTGGACGCCGTGGCGCGCACGCTCCGGCTCGACGCGCCGGAGCGCGAGCATCTGTACCACCTGGCCGAGGTGCCGTACGCGCATCCGCCGGAAGTGGCCTCGCAGTCGGTGGGGCCGGAGATCCAGGGCATCCTCGACGCCCTCGATCCGCGCCCGGCGGTGGTCTACAACGCGCGCTACGACATCCTCGCCACCAACGCCCCCTACCGGACGGTGTTCTGGGTGGAGCCGCTGCCGCCGAGCCCGATGCCGAACGCGCTGTGGAAGCTGTTCACGGTCCCGGAGGAGGACTGTCCGCTGCTGTACCGGGAGACGGAGCTCCCGGTGATGGTGGCGACGCTGCGCTCGGCCTACGGGGTGCATACCGGCGAGCCCGTCTGGGAGGAGTTCATACGGGGGCTGTCGGCGGCGAGTCCGCTCTTCGCGCGGCTGTGGAGGAGCGGGGACGTGGCGGAGCCGGGGCGGCGGGTGAAGACGTTCCGGCACGAGGAGGTGGGCGAGATGCGGATGACGTCGGTGTCGTTGTCGGTCAACGGCATGTCGGAATGCCGGATCGTGGTCTACACCCCGGCCGACGAGGAGACTCGGCGGCGCACGGAGGCGCTGACAGTGACGAAAAGATCCCACCCCTGA
- a CDS encoding histidine phosphatase family protein, whose protein sequence is MSAGADGRKAGRGRRVILWRHGQTAWNVERRFQGTTDVELTETGVGQARRAARLLASLKPDAIVASDLRRAANTAAELAVLTDLDVTHDEGLRETYAGVWQGLTHEEIIARHGAEYAAWKRGEPVRRGGGELESEVADRAAPVVLRHAEKLPEDGTLVVVSHGGTIRTTIGRLLGLESQHWESLGGLSNCCWSVLGEGARGWRLLEHNAGTLPEPVLGDDD, encoded by the coding sequence ATGAGCGCCGGCGCGGACGGCCGCAAGGCGGGCCGGGGCCGCCGCGTCATCCTGTGGCGGCACGGCCAGACCGCGTGGAACGTGGAGCGCCGCTTCCAGGGCACCACGGACGTCGAGCTCACCGAGACCGGTGTCGGCCAGGCCCGCCGCGCCGCGCGGCTGCTGGCCTCCCTCAAGCCGGACGCGATCGTCGCCTCCGACCTGAGGCGGGCGGCGAACACGGCCGCCGAACTGGCCGTCCTCACCGACCTCGACGTCACCCACGACGAGGGCCTGCGGGAGACCTACGCGGGCGTCTGGCAGGGGCTGACGCACGAGGAGATCATCGCCCGCCACGGCGCGGAGTACGCCGCGTGGAAGCGCGGGGAACCGGTACGCCGCGGTGGCGGTGAACTGGAGAGCGAGGTCGCCGACCGGGCCGCCCCCGTCGTGCTGCGGCACGCCGAGAAGCTGCCCGAGGACGGCACCCTCGTGGTGGTCAGCCACGGCGGCACCATCCGCACCACCATCGGACGTCTCCTCGGTCTGGAGTCCCAGCACTGGGAGAGTCTCGGCGGCCTCTCCAACTGCTGCTGGTCCGTGCTCGGCGAGGGCGCCCGCGGCTGGCGCCTGCTGGAACACAACGCCGGAACGCTCCCGGAACCGGTGCTCGGCGACGACGACTGA
- the rsfS gene encoding ribosome silencing factor: MTATDRSIELISAAAQAAADKLAHDIIAYDVSDVLSITDAFLLASAPNDRQVKSIVDEIEERLNKELGAKPVRREGDRDARWILLDYVDIVVHVQHSEERVFYALERLWKDCPELDLPAEAKATRGKSAEHAKLQAEEDASEFGEVR; the protein is encoded by the coding sequence GTGACCGCCACTGACCGCTCCATCGAGCTCATCTCCGCCGCCGCCCAGGCGGCCGCCGACAAGCTCGCGCACGACATCATCGCCTACGACGTCAGCGACGTGCTGTCGATCACGGATGCCTTCCTGCTGGCCTCCGCTCCCAACGACCGTCAGGTCAAGTCGATCGTCGACGAGATCGAGGAGCGGCTGAACAAGGAGCTCGGCGCCAAGCCGGTGCGCCGCGAGGGCGACCGTGACGCCCGCTGGATCCTGCTCGACTACGTCGACATCGTCGTCCACGTCCAGCACAGCGAGGAGCGCGTCTTCTACGCCCTGGAGCGGCTGTGGAAGGACTGCCCCGAGCTGGACCTCCCCGCCGAGGCCAAGGCCACCCGCGGCAAGTCCGCCGAGCACGCCAAGCTCCAGGCCGAGGAGGACGCCTCCGAGTTCGGGGAGGTGCGATGA